In Psychrobacter sp. P11G3, a single genomic region encodes these proteins:
- a CDS encoding flavin reductase produces MIKDRIDATDFRDAMSLLTTAVNVVTTSGATGMHGFTASAVCSVTDTPPTLLVCMNQTSRSHGYFLENKILSVNVLGAQHEQLSNAFASKLCSEERFEYGSWTQLQTGAPVLEDALVSFDCEIEQIQQVGTHSVFMCRVVAINQAEPQGGTDEGLVYFNRAYSRVGQVELI; encoded by the coding sequence ATGATTAAAGATAGGATTGACGCGACCGACTTTAGAGATGCCATGTCTTTGCTAACGACTGCGGTCAATGTGGTAACCACATCAGGCGCGACGGGCATGCATGGGTTTACAGCATCGGCAGTATGTAGTGTCACAGACACACCGCCGACTTTGCTTGTCTGTATGAATCAAACGTCTCGGTCACATGGCTACTTTCTGGAAAATAAGATTTTAAGTGTCAATGTGTTAGGCGCGCAACATGAGCAGCTGTCCAATGCTTTTGCCTCTAAATTGTGTTCAGAAGAACGGTTTGAATATGGTTCTTGGACACAATTACAAACAGGCGCTCCTGTGTTAGAAGATGCTTTAGTCAGCTTTGATTGTGAGATTGAACAAATTCAACAAGTCGGCACGCATAGCGTCTTTATGTGCCGCGTTGTCGCCATCAATCAGGCTGAACCACAAGGCGGAACTGATGAAGGGTTGGTTTACTTTAACCGTGCCTATTCTAGAGTTGGGCAAGTAGAGCTTATTTAA
- a CDS encoding DUF1852 domain-containing protein, translating to MSKEFNCSIKHIRFDENYQPADSTRLTTNFANLARGEHRQENLRKTLTMINNRFNALAHWDNLTADRYSVEVDIISVDLDVKGNGQTFPIIETLKTTIVDHKESKRIDGMVGNSFSSYVRDYDFSIVLPEHRDKNLASITPDNFGELHGKLFQYLLNSEAYNAHFHKKPVICLSVSTSKTYYRTVNQHPVLGIEYKQDEYSLTDDYFHKMGLTVRYFKPEGSAAPLAFYFAGDLLSDYTDLELISAISTMETFQKIYRPEIYNANSSAGQVYQPSLNYQDYSLTQVVYDRAERSQMAVTQGRFTETHFIKPYQTILEEWAASYDVTGETAQKEAADKETARKQAA from the coding sequence ATGAGTAAAGAATTCAATTGTTCAATTAAGCACATTCGTTTTGACGAAAACTATCAGCCTGCAGATAGCACGCGTTTGACGACTAACTTTGCAAATTTGGCACGCGGCGAGCACCGCCAAGAGAACTTACGCAAAACGTTAACCATGATCAATAATCGATTCAATGCATTGGCGCATTGGGATAATCTGACAGCAGATCGTTATTCTGTTGAAGTTGATATCATCTCTGTCGATCTAGATGTTAAAGGCAATGGTCAGACGTTTCCTATTATCGAAACGCTAAAAACAACGATTGTGGATCATAAAGAAAGCAAGCGTATCGACGGTATGGTTGGCAACAGTTTCTCATCTTATGTGCGTGATTATGACTTTAGTATTGTGTTACCAGAGCATCGCGACAAAAACCTAGCATCCATAACGCCAGATAATTTTGGTGAGTTACATGGCAAGTTGTTTCAATACTTATTGAACTCAGAGGCTTACAACGCTCATTTTCACAAAAAACCTGTGATTTGCCTGAGCGTGTCAACCAGCAAGACTTACTACCGTACTGTCAATCAGCATCCTGTATTGGGCATTGAATACAAGCAAGATGAATACTCGTTGACCGACGACTATTTTCATAAAATGGGCTTAACGGTACGTTATTTTAAACCTGAAGGAAGCGCCGCGCCATTAGCATTTTATTTTGCAGGGGACTTGCTCAGTGATTACACCGATCTTGAGCTTATCAGCGCGATAAGTACTATGGAGACCTTTCAGAAGATCTACCGTCCTGAGATTTACAATGCTAACTCAAGCGCTGGACAAGTGTATCAACCTAGCCTGAATTACCAAGACTATTCATTGACGCAAGTAGTCTATGACCGCGCCGAACGTAGTCAGATGGCAGTAACCCAAGGCAGATTTACTGAGACACACTTTATCAAGCCGTATCAAACCATCCTTGAGGAATGGGCTGCAAGCTATGATGTAACAGGCGAGACTGCTCAAAAAGAAGCTGCTGATAAAGAAACGGCTAGGAAGCAAGCCGCTTAA
- a CDS encoding sulfite exporter TauE/SafE family protein, with amino-acid sequence MELITFLIIGALAGFAAGLFGVGGGTIIVPLLFIVFTQMGYSPDSIMHLALGTSLATIIVTSISSLMAHNKKGAVMWPVFKNLTPGLVIGCFLGAGIAGQISGLYLQLIVGVFLLWVAYKMFMGGKKKANNEAGNVHIALPSKPKQLAAGAGIGIASAIFGIGGGSLTVPYLTRYCVVMQKAVGTSAACGLPIAIAGALGFMFFGMQAQVDVPNTIGFVHIYAFLGISIMSFFTAKLGAKVAHALSPQLLKKCFAVLLTVVGCYFLYKGLL; translated from the coding sequence GTGGAATTAATAACTTTTTTAATAATAGGGGCGCTAGCAGGATTTGCTGCGGGGCTATTTGGAGTAGGCGGTGGCACTATTATCGTACCACTGCTATTTATTGTCTTTACGCAAATGGGTTACAGTCCTGACAGTATCATGCACTTGGCCTTGGGTACTTCACTGGCGACTATTATCGTTACATCCATAAGCTCGCTCATGGCGCATAACAAAAAGGGCGCGGTCATGTGGCCTGTCTTTAAAAATCTGACGCCAGGTTTAGTAATAGGCTGTTTTTTAGGGGCGGGTATCGCAGGACAGATATCTGGGTTGTATCTTCAGTTGATTGTTGGTGTGTTTTTGCTTTGGGTCGCTTATAAAATGTTTATGGGTGGCAAAAAGAAAGCAAATAACGAAGCTGGCAATGTCCATATAGCTTTGCCTTCAAAACCTAAGCAACTAGCAGCAGGAGCTGGTATCGGTATCGCTTCTGCTATTTTTGGGATTGGCGGTGGTAGCTTAACCGTACCTTATCTCACACGTTACTGTGTGGTTATGCAAAAAGCAGTTGGAACCTCAGCCGCATGTGGATTGCCTATCGCCATTGCAGGCGCGCTAGGATTTATGTTCTTTGGCATGCAGGCGCAAGTCGACGTGCCCAATACGATTGGCTTTGTCCATATCTATGCTTTTTTGGGCATTAGTATCATGAGCTTTTTCACCGCCAAGCTAGGCGCGAAAGTCGCTCATGCATTATCGCCACAGTTGCTGAAAAAATGCTTTGCAGTACTGTTAACCGTCGTAGGCTGTTACTTCTTATATAAAGGATTGCTTTAA
- a CDS encoding methionine synthase, which produces MKLLLPTSTAGSLPKPSWLAEPEKIWSPWVLEGEQLLEAKQDALRVSLQEQQHAGIDIVSDGEQTRQHFVTTFIEHLDGVDFEKRETVKIRNRYDASVPSVVGAVSRPKSVFVDDAKFLRQQTDQPIKWALPGPMTMIDTLYDGHYKSREKLAWEFAKILNQEAKELEAAGVDIIQFDEPAFNVFFDDVNDWGIATLERAIEGLKCETAVHICYGYGIKANTDWKKTLGSEWREYEKAFPKLQQSKIDIISLECQNSRVPMDLIELIRGKKVMVGAIDVATNTIETPEEVADTLRKALQFVDADKLYPATNCGMAPLSRQVARGKLAALSAGAQIVRQELTA; this is translated from the coding sequence ATGAAACTACTATTACCGACGTCTACCGCTGGCAGCTTACCAAAACCTTCTTGGCTAGCAGAACCCGAGAAAATTTGGTCACCTTGGGTGTTAGAGGGCGAGCAGTTGCTTGAAGCCAAGCAAGATGCACTGCGTGTATCATTGCAAGAGCAGCAGCATGCAGGGATTGATATTGTCAGTGATGGCGAGCAGACCCGTCAGCATTTTGTGACTACGTTCATCGAACACCTTGATGGTGTCGACTTTGAGAAGCGTGAGACGGTCAAAATTCGTAATCGCTATGATGCGAGCGTGCCATCAGTCGTTGGTGCGGTAAGTCGTCCAAAGTCTGTGTTCGTTGATGATGCCAAGTTTTTGCGTCAGCAAACCGATCAGCCAATCAAATGGGCGTTGCCAGGGCCGATGACGATGATTGATACGTTATATGACGGTCATTATAAAAGCCGTGAAAAATTGGCTTGGGAATTTGCTAAAATCCTGAATCAAGAAGCAAAAGAATTAGAAGCGGCTGGTGTCGATATTATCCAGTTTGATGAGCCCGCATTTAATGTGTTCTTTGATGATGTAAACGACTGGGGTATTGCAACTTTAGAGCGTGCCATTGAAGGTCTAAAGTGTGAGACAGCTGTTCATATTTGCTACGGCTATGGCATCAAAGCCAATACCGATTGGAAAAAGACACTGGGCTCAGAGTGGCGCGAATACGAAAAGGCATTCCCTAAACTGCAACAGTCGAAAATCGATATCATCTCACTGGAGTGTCAAAACTCACGTGTACCTATGGATCTGATTGAATTGATTCGCGGTAAAAAGGTGATGGTCGGTGCCATTGATGTGGCAACCAACACTATCGAGACACCAGAAGAGGTGGCAGATACGCTACGCAAAGCGCTACAATTTGTCGATGCTGATAAGCTGTATCCTGCGACCAACTGCGGCATGGCACCTTTGTCTCGCCAAGTCGCACGTGGTAAGCTCGCAGCCTTAAGCGCTGGTGCTCAAATCGTTCGTCAAGAACTGACTGCTTAG
- a CDS encoding inorganic diphosphatase has product MADFNKILDAGDVDGGIINVVVEIPAGSSHKIEWNRELAVFELDRIDPQIFAKPCNYGFIPQTLDEDGDELDVLLLTEQPLPTGIFLKAKVIGVMKFVDDGEVDDKIVVVPADDRDTGNAYNSLEDLPKQLINQLEFHFSHYKDLKKAGTTVVESWGDVAEAKEVIKESIQRWKDL; this is encoded by the coding sequence ATGGCAGATTTTAACAAAATTTTGGACGCAGGCGATGTAGACGGCGGCATCATCAACGTAGTAGTAGAGATCCCAGCTGGTAGCAGCCATAAAATTGAGTGGAATCGCGAATTAGCGGTATTTGAGCTTGACCGTATTGACCCACAGATTTTTGCCAAACCTTGTAACTATGGTTTCATCCCACAAACACTTGACGAAGACGGCGATGAGCTTGACGTATTGCTATTGACTGAGCAGCCACTACCGACTGGTATTTTCTTAAAAGCAAAAGTTATCGGTGTGATGAAGTTTGTTGATGATGGCGAAGTAGATGACAAAATCGTTGTTGTCCCTGCTGATGACCGTGACACGGGCAATGCTTACAACAGCTTAGAAGACCTACCAAAGCAGTTGATCAACCAATTAGAGTTCCATTTCAGTCATTATAAAGACCTGAAAAAAGCTGGTACGACGGTTGTTGAATCTTGGGGCGATGTCGCAGAAGCGAAAGAAGTTATCAAAGAGTCTATCCAACGTTGGAAAGATCTATAA
- the lipB gene encoding lipoyl(octanoyl) transferase LipB — protein MQNDTQLLSDTLVSKSLSAADYVPTLDAMLARTLERIDLKKQQGLRTPDELWIVDHNDVYTLGQAGKEEHILQRTDTPIIKTDRGGQVTWHGHGQLVLYWLFDLDSLKWSVRNLVSHAEQAIEDIINDCLRSSPSNSDNISAHARRDAPGVYLYADTTATDGSTATNDNSLDNKVMLGKMASLGFKIKHGFSYHGIAINLNCDLSSFNAINPCGYAGMQMLRLSDFVAMQTDSEQTEPEAQSKQKMSDSFSYETVTQKLIDNIAKRHAGLIELRAIAPK, from the coding sequence CGGCCGATTATGTCCCTACTCTCGATGCGATGCTGGCACGCACCCTCGAACGTATCGATCTAAAAAAGCAACAAGGACTGCGTACGCCTGATGAATTATGGATTGTCGATCATAACGATGTCTACACGCTTGGACAGGCAGGCAAAGAAGAGCACATATTACAGCGCACTGATACGCCTATCATCAAGACCGATCGCGGTGGTCAGGTGACATGGCATGGCCATGGGCAGTTAGTACTCTATTGGTTGTTTGACTTGGACAGTCTCAAATGGAGTGTGCGCAATCTCGTCTCCCATGCTGAGCAAGCGATAGAAGACATCATCAATGACTGTTTGCGTAGCTCACCGTCTAATAGTGACAATATCAGTGCTCATGCACGCCGCGATGCCCCAGGTGTCTACCTATATGCAGATACTACTGCAACAGATGGCAGCACCGCTACAAATGACAACTCTCTTGATAATAAGGTTATGCTTGGCAAAATGGCCTCGCTAGGCTTTAAGATTAAGCATGGCTTTAGCTACCATGGTATTGCGATTAATCTAAATTGTGACCTGTCTTCATTTAACGCCATCAATCCTTGTGGCTATGCCGGCATGCAAATGTTGCGTCTGTCTGACTTTGTAGCCATGCAGACAGATTCAGAGCAAACAGAGCCAGAGGCCCAGTCTAAACAGAAAATGAGCGATTCATTCAGCTATGAGACAGTCACTCAAAAACTTATTGATAACATCGCCAAGCGCCATGCTGGACTGATTGAGTTGCGAGCTATCGCACCCAAGTAA